Part of the Diceros bicornis minor isolate mBicDic1 chromosome 2, mDicBic1.mat.cur, whole genome shotgun sequence genome is shown below.
GAGGTGACACTAGAATAAGAACTCTGAAGCTGTCATTTAAGATCTGGTCTGCATAGCTCTCAGCTTCTTTTATGTGAGAGATAAATAGGCTTCCATTCTGTTTCAGCCAGTGTTACTTGTTTCAGCCAGAGTTATGAGCCGCTAAATCTGATCCTACTTGTTACCCTAGTCATTTGCCCAACATTCTGGACCCATTAATGGCATTCTACACTCACAGTCCATCAGTGGGGCAGGGCTGCTACACTGtttcaaatacaaaaataatgaaatagttcTGTGCTGCTTGAGTgtgcatcatttctttttttaaactttcaaaataCCCTCTTGAAATCCAtagttgagaaaaaaatattgagtcctaaaattctaatttttgatgATCAAAATCCAGTGCCCCAAAGCATGCTGGGGAGAAAGTTTTGCTACAAAGAAGAGGCATAAAAGAATCTTTGACCATTCTGGACCACTTTCCCCACCCTGCCGAGCAAGATGAGCTCCTATGagcgggaggagggagggaggtggggaggacagTTGGCTGTGGGGGGACTTGCCCCTCCGCAGCCGGAGGCAGGTGGGGCTGGAGGGAAAGGACAGATCAGAGACAAGCAGGAAATGCGAACTCCTGCCATCTTTGAGTAGAGAGTGGCGTTAAAATGGGTTCAGGGAACATCTGGGCACAGGGGCCCGAGGCAAGTGTGAGTGGGTTCCCCCAGCCGCCTGAGGGCAGAGACACAAGGGAAATCTGGTGTCTCCTGTGCAGACTTCACCATCTGGAGGGAGATCAGGTGACCCAGTGACGGGAGTCGGCGGGAGAAAGCTCCCACAGCCATGGGCCCGGACCGCCAGCGTCTGCCAGGGTCCCTCACagcatctgatgccagtcctttAACAAGTGTGCTTCCGGGTCCTGGAAGCCGTCCCCATCCTCAGATGACTTGAAGGTGCGAAATAGGCTTTTTGATTCCTTGTTGAACATGAAGGTGTAAAGACACATATGGTCTGGTGGTCATGAGCAGCAGGGAGATTTTAATACTTGATGCAGACTTGTTATTGGAAACATTTCTCCTTCCTAAGTAAAGACATATAtacaaaacagagagagagaccagTGGTCTTCAAGTTTTAGGATAAATATCCCATTAATAAAAGCCGAATATGTCTCTCAGTATGAATTAGTCACCACTCTAATATGTATattattaaacaaaagaaattaaagggacataaaaatgtgagggaaaaaaaaagcctcctGCTGCCTGGAGGTGGGCGAGTCTTCCAGGAAGGCGGGTACAGCCCCCGAGACGGAGGCTGGGCGCCACGCTGGCGGGGGGACCCCTGAGCCGGCCATGGCGCCCTGCGCTCTGATTAGACCGTGCGTGGAGGGTGATCTGGAACTGCCTCAGAAAACACTGTCCTCACGCTGCAAGGTGGGCCAGCGGCCCTGCCAGGTGAGACCCTCTGGCCCTGGGGGAGTGGGCAGAGCCCCTGCAGGAACTGGAGGAGCAGCCTGAGGGCTCGGCACGAGGAAGGGTGGGCTGCGCCCGGAGGGCTCAGCATGGGGAAGGGTGGGCTGCGCCCGGAGGGCTCAGCATGAGGAAGGGTGGGCTGCGCGCTGAGGCCGCACGCACCGCAGGCACCAGACGGCCTCACGAGGCGCAAGAGAACTGCTGGCCCCTGGCCACCGCCTGCAGCGCGCACGAAAACTACCGTGACGGCTAACACACAAGAAGTTCCTACAAACTGATAAGGAAAAGATTTAAAACCCAAGAGAAAATTGTGCAAAGGGCAGATGTCGCCTATTaacagagaaaaaagtaaaaatggccaataaatgcaTGAAAATGTACTAAACCTTTTTAGTAGTCAAGACAATTCAAATTAGAACAATAATGACATATTTTTACTCaagagattggcaaaaattatagAGTCCCGACATTTATTGCTGGGAAGACTGTGGGGAAATCGGTGCCCTCCTAGACTGCTGGCGGGAATTGACATCCATGCAACCtagtttgaatataatttcttaatatctattaaaataaaacatggcCATACCGTTTGACAGAGGAATCTCACTTTgagaatttattaaataaaattgaaagaacCACTACTTAAGATTGCATGTACAAATGTTTAGTGAGGTGTTTTGGTGGTAGCAATACCCTGGAAACAGCCCGTCGGCGGGGCCCCGCCGCGTAACCTGAATTGTGCGCATCTCGCGGAGCAATAAGCAGCCACCAGGGAGGTGGCGGTGCGTGGGTTGACCAGAAGCTGCCCCAGCGTGAAAGCTGGCCGGTCACATAGGAGACACCCCAACGGCCAGGCGAGAAGCAGCTCCCACCGCGGACGTGCTCGTGGTGGTCTGTGCAGCGCTCCCACAGCAAGTCTCCTCGCCCACGTCCGATGGAGAATGGGCTCCCCCGAGGAGCCAGTCCCCACCACACCTGCCTCACCACTGTTACCTGACTGGACCCTGTAGTGACTTCGAGAGACCCTGGGCGGAGAGTATGCCCCGTTTTTGTACAATCCAGCCACAAACAATACCTTTAATGGACGCGTGTGTTTAGGCTTGTATGATTACCGGGAAGGAACaacaggaaaggagaggaggggagcacacattttttctttgtcttcttgtatgtttctttttctggttATGATAAACTCATCTTACATTGGCAAgatgaaaactgtaaaattttaATCAAAGAATTGTACTACAATAAAAGCCAAAGAGAAGGGTTTAAGAGGATAGTTgaatatacaagaaaaaaatctttcatgggaaaaattctcttcattttttcttacAGATGAATCTTAAAATCAGCCAGTCAAAGCTTACTTAATAAAAAACCAAATCCAACTCATAATAAACCTTTTATCAAATTCTGAGAAGATGGGAATGATCTCAATTTGATCCAGCATATCTGGTGAGAAACCTACAGGAAACGCCCTGCTTAACGGCAACACAGTTAAAATATTCCCATTGAAGCCAGGAACCGGGAGCAGGCTGCCATCGGGTTACTTATTCCTTATTCAGATCTTGAATGCCGTGCTTTCTCCTTGTTCATTAACCCCCTATGCCTTTTGTTTGATTCATCAAATTTTCTTTGATCCACTTTTTCCTAAcctgttttaaattttacattcGATGTCAGTTCATTTAGTGGTTACCAATGGGGACACATGCTTAAAAATGTCTACAGCTCCACTGCTCCCTCATATTCAGCATCTATAACATCTCCAGGAACTAGTCAAGAATGTTGGTAATTTTTAGCTGCTTCCGAGCTCTCCTTCCCCCACATTACCATGTCAGCGTCTTCTGGAGTTTTAATGCCAGGTTATGCATCTTTCTTCCAGAGTCATACTTACTTAGACTTCATAATATAGTTTGCTATTTTCCTCGCTCACTGGTCCTCCTCGCATCCCACCTCTTCCTCccgattctttctttcctggctgAGGAACACCTGCGCTTTCACTGCAGGTAACGACATTCAGCTCAACTCATGCTTCAGGTTGAGTTTGATTAGGATTCAGGCTCTTTTTCTGCTCCTTGTCtacacttcccccacccccacccgacTCACCCCCTCCCATACCTGGTAAAAGGGCTGCAGGAGTTCCAGAACCTTCTGTTtgtgccccacctggtctggaGCACACGAGCATCTCTGACTGGTTATGGAATTCTAGACTCGGGTTGTTTCCCCTCCAGGCCTTGAGGATGCTGTCCCGTTGCTTCCTCGGATTCGCTGTTGCCGCGGAGAGAAGTCTGATGTCACGCTACATCTGCTTTCCTTGTAGGGCTCATCCCTCCGGTTGTTTTTGGGACTTTCTCTTCACCATACTTTATTCAAGTGTCTGTTATTCTCGTGTCCTGCTCGGGATTCATGTCTTTCTTCAGTGTGGGGAAATTAGCCAAATTTCCTCTGTTGCTCTCATCCAAATGTTCTGCTCCTCCTGGGACCTCCTCTGTGGGAGATCCCAGCTGCTGGAGCTGGGCTGTGTGGACCACCTTTCAAACCTTCCACCTCTCTTTTGCCCTATTCTGGGGGCTCCCTCTGCGCAAACATCTAGTTTACTGAGTTCTTCCTCAGTCCCGCCCATTCTGCGATGCAAATCACAACATAATTTTGTTCAAACAACCTTATTTTGCATCTCAAGCATCTTTAATTGGCTTCGCATGTAAGTACACACTGTTGTGTCAGGGATGTCATTTCACCCTGTATCTTTCTGAGCATATTAATTATATTCTTTAAAAGTCTTTTTCTGAATGTTTTATTGGTTCCATTTTCTTGGAtgtaactttttccttttttcactctTTCCTTGTGTCCTCTTTTCTTAAAGTTGATGGTTATACACCAAAATGAAAAAATGGTGGTGGGGGATGCTACAGACTGAATGCTTGCGTCCCCCAAAATTCCTGTTGAAATCCTCACGGCCAGTGTGATGGAgaaggggcctttgggaggtggttgGGTTGTGAGAGCGCAGCCTCAGAATGGGGTCAGTGCTCTTAGAAAGGACCCtcggaccccagagagctctctcacctCTCCAGCCATGTGAGGACCCAGCGGGAAGACAGCTGTCTACAGAGCAGGAAGTGGGATCCTGCCAGACCCAGgacccccagcctccagaactctgagaatcACTGTCTGTTGTTTCTAAGCCGCAGGTCTGTGgagctttgttacagcagcctgaacggaGGGAGACGGGGAGCACGGgggcagactgctgacttcttttAGCAAGCACTGAGGGACTAAATGCATGTGCACCTTTGATAAAAATTGACAGGGGCGGGGGACCCTGCCGGGACCCTGGGCAGAGGCTTGCAGGCTGATCCGGACAACACAAGGGGAGCTCTGCTCTGGGCGGGAGGAGACAGCAGGGACAGAAATGCGGACTCAGGTTTGGactggggaaaaaggagtatttaGCAAAGGCCCAGGTTAGAGAAAGGGGGGCTGGCGGCAGGTTATGGGGGGTCAGCGGGCAGTGTGGGTGAAGAACGCCGGGACCCCACACACGTAGGTGCCGGAGGAGGTCGGCATGAAGAACAACGCTGAGCCGGCCGAGGGTCTGAACCCGATGTGGGGACAGACGGCTGAAGCCACGAGCACCCAGTACCCAGAGGCGCCGGGCAGCCCCTGGAGGCCCACCCCAAGCGAGGCCGTGTTCGGGCTGCGGCCCTGCAGTGCATATCCGGGCACCGTCGCTGCGCCAGTAAAAGGGAAGGACGGGGTCTGCCTGGCGTCGGGCTCCACGTGGTGGGCGAGGTCTTCACCGTGGTCGAACTCTGCGTGCAGATCTGGTCCCGGCAAGTGTCCCGGCCCTGCCTGGAGGCCGGGGTCCCGGTGGAGGCCGGCCCGCCTGCTGCGGCCTCTTTCTGTCCTCCGGCTTCTGCCCCGCTGGCGGCCTCGGCCTCTCTCTGCAAGACGAGCAGATTCTGTGAAAGCGGGGGTCTCACGTCTCATGGGTTTCACGTAAGCAAAGGGTTTCGAGGGATGGCCTGGTTCCGCAGGGCCATCTGCTTCCCTGGGGCCCTCACCAGAGTGGCCTGGCTCTCGAGGATGCCCATCTGAGGCAAAATAGAGACACAGAGAGTGAGAAGAGGAGGGCAGGGCTTGTCCAGGAGGCCTGGGGGGTAGGAGGATGGGGGACATTAAGGGACGGCCCTGGAGAGCCCCGACAGCCAGGGCCTTTTCTAGGCTCCGCCCCGCCCGCCCGTCATTTCATTTAGCCCTCACAACCACCTGGTCAGCTAGGTATTATGTTCCCCGTTTTACTGATGGGTAAGTTGAGTCTCGAGTTCACTAGAGAGATTCAATTTGAATAAAAATGACAGTCCTTGCCCTCGCTGAGCTTGAACTTCAATAGGAGagacaaacagaacaaaacaagaaaacgCAATGACACTGGTGGGTGACAAGTCAGCAAGTGAGGGAGTTAGGGTACCACAAGGGAGGTGGTTCTGAATCCAGAATGCCTGGGATTTTGTCTTAACTtacctgggcttcagtttcctttgtCACAAATTGACAAAATGTACCCACCCCTGGGGTGTTATGAGGACCGAGTTACTACAGGCAACTGCTTAGATTAGCGCCTAACTCCGCAAGAGGACTTAACATAAACCTGTAAACCAGGACCTCAGGGATGAGCGAGATGTAGCCAGGCaagagaggagcagggagggagaggattcCAGGTGGGACAGAGAGGCTGGCAGCAGGGCTTCCAGAACTGAAAGAAGCCTGGACTAGCTGGAGGGTAGCACAGCAGGAGGGAGAAGCTCATAAAGACTTCTTTAAGCTAAGCCCAGTTTTAGTTTATCCTGAGATCAAAGGAGAGCCGTTGAAAGATTTAGAGGCAGGGAGCAACACCATCACATCTGGACTTGGAGAGTGAAGGTGGGGATGGGAGGGCAGGGCATGCCTGGAGGCAGGAGTGTTAGGAAGGGTGGAGCTTCCTCCAGGGAGTTTTGAAGGAGTAAGGAAAGGCAGCAGAGGAGCAGCAGCGCTGATGTGGCTGGTGGTGACTGGGTGAAAGGGGACATCCAGCCCTATCTGTCTGCAGGGCACTCTCCTGACCATCCCTTAAGTGCCCCCCCATCCTCCTGCCCCCAGCAGGGAGGGGGATGAAGCTTTCTCGAGGTAGAGCTCTAGGGAGAAGATGCCATTTTGGGTAACAGACAATGTGTTCAGTCTTGTGCCCAATGACGATAAGGTGTGCGTTATCCCGGTGGAGACGTGAGAAAACAGATGTGGGTCTGGGGCTCAgtggagggctgggctggagctGGATTTAGGGTCAGCCACACAGACTTGGTTATCACCACCATGGGTGCTGACGAGATCAGCCCAAGAGAGTGGAGGAGCAGAGGCCTCCCttagatccctaagaaccactaCCTACCTTTAAAGGAAAAGTAGAGAAAAAGCACATTCCAGGGCCACCGATACGGAGGAAAATCAGGAGGGCGCACCCAGACCCAAGGTGGAGAGAATAGATCAGGAAAGGTGAGCTGCCAACATTGCTGGCTGAGTGGACAGAGCAGGCTGGGGATAGGGCCCCTTGGGTTAGTCACAGGAGGCTGTTCCTGGAGTTGGTGAGGGCGCTTCAGGGCGGTGTTGGGGCAGGTGTCagctgtgtgtggtggggaggtGGCGGGTGAATGACAGTGGCAGGGAGGAGACACAGCGGGCGGGCTTCTACCAGGGCGGTGGAACCGTGTGGAGACAGGACTGGGGCAAATGGGCTCAGGAATAAACAGCAACTCCAGTAGACCCGCTACAGTGGAACAAATTGAGAATGTTTTAACGAGTGCTCTCTTTCTCCACAatcatcattaaaaaaagaaataataaaccaGGCTCAGATCATCTCATGGGTAAATTCTTTTCCCAGTTCTTGGCTAGGAAACCTCAAACTCACAATAATACCttaaatcaatctacaaaaaggTCAGAGTCCCAACAGCACCGGAGCGGAGGATTGAGACTTGTGTGCTCTCACCGCACACTCTATGGTGGCTTCATGTTTTGTGACACATTGACAGTCCTGTCGGTGGTTTCTTTGACCGTGCCTTCTCTGCAATCAGGGGACAAATCAGAAGGAAAGGGACACTAGTCATTGCCCATATTGCGTCAAGGAGAGTTTTGGAACTGACTACGAATATAATAAAAACGTCTGAGTTTGGGGTTTTTGAGCATCAAAAATCCGAGTCCTGTGTGATCCAGGGCTTATAAAGCCTGTGCTTTATTTAACAGTCCTATGTGACTTACGTGGTCCTTCAGAGTCATTTACATCTGCTCTCCCAAGCTCAGGCTTCAGGAGCAGCCAAGAATGGCCTGGTGAGCTACAGGAGAGCTGGTGGGCTGGCAGGGGCCTTGCAGGGAGGACCTGGAGGGCTCACAGTGACCTGAAGGACTGATGACCAGACACAGGTGCAAACAGAAGCAAGGGATGGCTTCACAGACCAAGGACCAGAGCACGCTTTCCGATCACACGACAGTACATAAGCCAccttcccctttctttctttatttcttttttttttttgtgaggaagactggccctgggctaacatccatgcccatcttcctctacattatgggacgccgccacagcatggcttgacaagcggtgcatcagtgcacacccgggatccgaactggcgaaccccgggccgcggcagcggagcatgtgcacttaacaacttgcaccaccgagctggccccaacCTTCCCCTTTCTTGGCCTAAATGCAACCCCAGGAGAAGTGGTGGTGCGGGGAGAGGTGAGAGATCCTAAATTGAAGAAAGTCTGAATTGACAAACCCCAGAAAtgcaaagaacacttaaaaatcaATAAGATAAACAACCAAACAGGAAAATAGCAAAAAGCAGTCATAGGGAatccataaaagaagaaaagtgaatggtCCATATGCATCTAAGATACTAAACCTCGCATATAAAAAGcaattcaaattaaagaaaagattggGACATTGTTATGCATCTATCAAACCAGCAAAGACCAAAAGATTTAGGACACTTGGTGTACAGCAGGAAATGTTTTGGCAGACAATTTGACAATAGCTACCAAATTTTAATGGCTTCCAGAGAAAGAACAAGGTGGAGGTACTTGTTTTATCATAGAGCATGAAGTAGCACGCAGCTGTAGGAATGAAGACAGTGTTTGAACGGAGATAAATGCCTGAGCAACGGACACAACAGGAAGCCCGGACTAGATGTACATCTATGGTAATTTGACCCATGACAGAGCTGGCGTTGAAGATCATCTGAAAAGTCTTCCCTGGGAAGCCCGTGCAGCCTAAGAGAAAAGTCTAAGAAACCGACAGTGGGGGTTCCCCAATCGGACAGCCCAGCCACATAAATTTTGTGGAACCCACAGTCAACAAGCCCTACCCACAGGCTCAGGGCTGCCATTCACCTCTTCAGGGCCCCTTTCCCAATAGGGGCAGCCAAAGGAGGTCACCAAACATCAGAGGAAAGACTCTACCATGAGAGACAATCGAACAGAAAAGCAATGGGAGGAAACAGTTTATGCCATAGATGAATCTTTCAGAAAATCTACCGTTAATATCCTCAGAGagataagagaaaaaattatacCCATCAATCCATTACAGGGTACTTTTTAAAAGgaacattcagaaaaaaaaaaaatagctctttGAAATCAAAATTATGAGAGCAGAAGTGAAAATCTCCATGGAAGTTTTGGAagataaagttgaggaaatctCCCAGAAAAGAGGACAAAAATTCAAAGTGATGAAAAATAAGGgggataaaatataagaaaattagagGCATAGTATCACCAAAGCTTATTATCATAAAATTTCAGAGTGCTGCGGACAAAGAGACGGTCCTAAAAGcttctagagagagagagagaacaaggtcATATGAAAAGGGTCAGAAATCAGAATGTCTCAAAAATCAGACACGTCTAAAGCAATGTTAGAATCTAGAAGACAGTAGAAAGGTGTCTTCGAACTATCACTTAGAATCAAGGAGAGTGgactaaagatattttttaacatacaaaatctcaaataatttctttttgatgCATGTTTTATTGGGAGGCTACTAGAGGACTTGCTCCaccaaagagaaagaataaaccaagaaagaaaaagacgcCAGATAGAGGACACAGGGGATAAAATTCAGAAGGGGAAAGGAATTCCCCATGATGGCGAAGGGAGCTCCCAGAGTGATGGCTGGGAAGTTGGCTCAGAGCAGCCAGTCTAGTTGGGCGGGTTAGAAGGGTGTGACAGTAACGCCCAGAGAAGGTGACATTGGTAGAATCCTTGACTGTCTTTGAATTTGCACGATTGTGGAAGATTTGAGAAGGAATTAGTggtaaataagcaaataatagCCCAGGTGTTAAGTCCCAGAAAATTCAAAAGTTATGCCAGAGGGGAAAGTAATCCTGGATCGTAGAAGGCTCCATTCTGAAGAGTGGAATTCCACCGGGATGGGCTGGAGGGCATCAGGGGCTACGCTgactggtggtggtgatgatggtggaacGTGTGAACTAGAGCTAAATACCCCCTGCCGGAGAGGGAAGGCCTACAAAAAgtccaaaatggaaaaaaaattaggagTAGAGTAGGCATGGCATTTAGAGGACAGGAAGTAAATGCTGAAAGGAACCATCTCGACAGACGAAAATGGTTGTGTGAACGCCgtggaaactgagaaggagcaggGGCTGCTGTTTCTCGTAATATGCCTCATTTGAATCTGTAAGTTATATAATTACATAAAAACCAAAAGTACAGTAAAGATCAGGAAAAACTCCAATAGAAAGTGACAGGCATTTGACAGTACCTTGATAGGGGGCCACTGAGCGCAGGCGTTTGGGAGGTCTTTGCTCCTCCATGAGGAATCTGCCGGAGAGATGACAAGGAGTCAGTCTCGGGGCTCAGACCACACCTTCATTTCCCAAGCACCAAGCAGCAACCCAGCTTCCCCAGCATCGCTCCTGGTGGGCACTGCTGCCCCAGCACCCGTCGTGCCTTTGAAACGCCTGCTGCCCAGGCAAGGAGCACGCTGGGCTGGCAGCTCCAGGGGACGCAGCGTGGAGGGGGGAGTTTGGGGTTGTGGGGAGACTTCCTTATGTTAAACTGTTGTCAAGGAAGAGCCAGTAGGGATTGGCCTAGAGGGGGGTTCACTAATTTATCCCAAA
Proteins encoded:
- the PRR20G gene encoding proline-rich protein 20G; the encoded protein is MEEQRPPKRLRSVAPYQDGHPREPGHSGEGPREADGPAEPGHPSKPFAYVKPMRRETPAFTESARLAERGRGRQRGRSRRTERGRSRRAGLHRDPGLQAGPGHLPGPDLHAEFDHGEDLAHHVEPDARQTPSFPFTGAATVPGYALQGRSPNTASLGVGLQGLPGASGYWVLVASAVCPHIGFRPSAGSALFFMPTSSGTYVCGVPAFFTHTAR